A window from Nitrospira sp. ND1 encodes these proteins:
- a CDS encoding response regulator transcription factor, with product MPAPLHDGDGQLLLLIEPAQATYQPVRSSPAPTHQIHLTPREESVTRYLLKGFTNKEIAGKLRLSEHTVKDHLKRVMKKTQATTRTAVLSHLLNHPELITRLTTTSPPVLDQEIHELAV from the coding sequence GTGCCTGCTCCACTCCATGATGGTGACGGACAACTCCTGCTCCTCATTGAACCGGCTCAGGCGACTTATCAGCCGGTTCGTTCATCCCCTGCCCCAACGCACCAGATCCACCTGACGCCGCGGGAAGAATCGGTCACGCGCTATCTCCTGAAAGGTTTCACGAACAAAGAAATTGCGGGCAAGCTAAGGCTAAGCGAACACACGGTGAAAGATCATCTGAAACGTGTGATGAAGAAAACTCAGGCCACCACCAGGACTGCCGTGCTCAGCCACCTGCTGAATCACCCCGAACTGATCACTCGGCTCACAACTACCTCGCCCCCTGTCTTGGACCAGGAAATTCATGAATTGGCAGTCTGA